The Pseudofrankia sp. DC12 region GCCGGCCCGCGGACTTCGTCAAGGCACTCGCGCTGGGCGCGGACGCCGTGGCGGTGTCGAACTCCGCGCTGCAGGCCATCGGATGCGTGGGAATGCGCGCCTGCCACACCGACAACTGCCCGATGGGCATCGCGACCCAGAAGCCGCACCTACGCGCCCGGCTGCCGGTCGAGCGGGCCGCCGCCCAGCTGACCCGGTTCCTGACGTCGTCGGTCGAGCTGATGGCGGTACTGGCCCGGGCCTGCGGCCACCGGCACCTGTCCGGGTTCAGCGCGGACGATCTGACGAGTTTCAAGCGGGACGTGGCCGACCTGGTCGGCGTGGCCTACGCCGGCGTCCGCTGACGCCACGCCGCCGGCAGCCCACGCCGCTCCGGCGCGCCCACCTTTCTTTCCTTCTCTTCCTTCGCTGCGGCGGGTCCAGCCTGCCGGCGCCGACGTGGAGCGGGCAGCGGGGCTGCTGCGCGCTGCCCGCCGGCCGGTGTTCATCGTCGGCCACGGCGCCGCGCAGGCCCGGGAGCAGGTGCGGGCGCTCGCCGAACGGCTGGGGGCGCCGGTGCTGACGACCTTCCGCGCGAAAGGCCTCGTGCCCGACACGCATCCGCTCGGCGCCGGGGTGCTTGGCCGCAGCGGGACCCCGGTCGCCAGCTGGCTGATGAGCACCTGTGACCTGCTCGTCGTGGCCGGCGCCTCGTTCTCCAACCACACCGGGATCGCGCCCTACAAGCCCGTCATTCAGATCGACGACGACCACGCAGCCATAGGCCGGTTCCAGAAGGTCGACGTCGGCCTGCTCGGAGACGCGGCACTCACCCTGGACGCCCTCGCCGACGCCCTCGGCGCGGCGCCGACCGCCGCCGTCGACCAGCGCGGCGACGTGGCCGAGCGGTGGCGGCTGTGGCGGGCGGAGAAGGCCCGCCGGGCCGGCGACGACCGTGGCCGCGGCCTCAGCTCCGCCGCCGTGTTCGACGCACTGTCCCGGCACACGCCGGTGGACGCCGTCATGACGGTCGACGTCGGGAACCATGCCTACTCGTTCGGCCGCTATTTCGAGTCCGCTGGCCGGCCGGTGCTGATGTCGGGCTACCTCGGCTCCATCGGTTTCGGCTACCCCGCGGCACTCGGCGCCGCGATGGCCGCACCGGACCGACCGGTGGTCGCTTTCACCGGCGACGGCGGATTCGGCCAGTACCTGGCCGAGGTCACCATCGCCGTGAAGTACGGCATCGCCATCAAGCACGTCCTGCTCGACAACGGAACCCTCGGAAAGATCGGCAAGGAGCAGCTGGCCGAGCAGTTCCAGGTCTGGCAGACCAGCCTGCACAACCCCGACTTCGCCGCCTACGCCCGGCTCTGCGGGGCGCAGGCCAGCTCCGTCCGCCGGCCCGGCGAGCTGGACGACGCCATGGCCGCGCTGTTCACCGCCGACGGGCCGGCTCTGGTGCACATACGGACCGACGCCGACCTGCTCTGAGCGGGCGACAACGACAACCGGCAACAACCAACACGACTCGTGGGGAGACGAGATGACCGAGAACATGAGCCAGCACAGCGGTGTCGACGACACCTTCGTCCGTACCCGCGCGGCGCTGCACGCCGTCGCCGAGCATGTGCTGGCCGCCGCGCGGTACCGCGCCACGGGCCGCATCGGTCTGGTCGTCACCCCGGGTGGGTTCGGTACGCCGCCGTCCGGTGACGAGGGCCGGGTCGTCGCGGTCGACGGCACCGACCTGGTCGTCAGGTCCGGCGGCTCGGACGGGGCTTCGGGCTCGGCCGTGACAAGGGCGCCG contains the following coding sequences:
- a CDS encoding thiamine pyrophosphate-dependent enzyme; the protein is MERAAGLLRAARRPVFIVGHGAAQAREQVRALAERLGAPVLTTFRAKGLVPDTHPLGAGVLGRSGTPVASWLMSTCDLLVVAGASFSNHTGIAPYKPVIQIDDDHAAIGRFQKVDVGLLGDAALTLDALADALGAAPTAAVDQRGDVAERWRLWRAEKARRAGDDRGRGLSSAAVFDALSRHTPVDAVMTVDVGNHAYSFGRYFESAGRPVLMSGYLGSIGFGYPAALGAAMAAPDRPVVAFTGDGGFGQYLAEVTIAVKYGIAIKHVLLDNGTLGKIGKEQLAEQFQVWQTSLHNPDFAAYARLCGAQASSVRRPGELDDAMAALFTADGPALVHIRTDADLL